One region of Primulina huaijiensis isolate GDHJ02 unplaced genomic scaffold, ASM1229523v2 scaffold24871, whole genome shotgun sequence genomic DNA includes:
- the LOC140967249 gene encoding sister-chromatid cohesion protein 3-like: protein MEEEPLAPETVARRSKRARAPVRSADFTRTDKIDVGLEEEKEESSDDFQEPRRKYKRNKATEDASTSAAVARKTHMSLIEVIKSDGKGIPDVVKRWVELYERNQKSATAELLTLLFEACGAKYHLHEEDLDETDVDDVVVALVNMARRGEIEDYQSSKRDFKNFKDNLVYFWDNVVSECQNGPLFDQSLFDKCLDYIIAMSCTPPRVYRQIASLMGLQLVSSFINVAKMLGAQRETTQRQLNVEKKKKVEGPRVESLSIRLSTTHDKITILEEMMRKIFTGLFVHRYRDIDTDIRMSCIESLGVWVLSYPSLFLQDLYLKYLGWTLNDKSAGVRKASVLALQNLYEVDDNVPSLNLFTERFYKRMLELADDIDISVSVCAIGLVKQLLRHQLVPDEELGSLYDLLIDDPPEIRHAIGALVYDHLIAQKFNDLQPRPTGSDNDSSEIHINRMLQILKEFSADPVLSSYVIDDVWDYMGAMKDWECIIHMLLEDSPSAELDDADATNLIRLLFASIKKAVGERIVPATDNRNPHLTKAQKEMFENNKRDITVAMMKTYPQLLRKFLSDKYKVAPLIEIIVHMNLELYSLKSQEQNFKATLQLMREAFFKHGDKDALRSCVRAFKFCATESQGELQDFGQNQVKELEDEILVKLKSALKDVVNGGDEYSLLVNVKRLYEMQLSRKVPLESLYQDLVHVLQSFRNIDEEVIAFLLLNMFLHVSWCLQSVVSSETVSETFVSSLVWKRNALLEQLEYFLQTPIKINGDGGSGNQLAYRVCAIVSDIWCLFKKTKFDLTKLDILGYCPDESIIEKYWKMCEQLLNISADAEEENGNREYIEETNSDAVMFALAKLVATDSVPKEHLAPEIISHLETYGSSVTEIVKHLLTALKKKGDISSLLLEALKKAYQRYLSVVSSSNDKSLSSKSFQECKDLASRLSGKYVGTARNKYKSEIMKIVKDGINYAFLHAPRQLSFLDGVLLQFISKLPAPDILDVMKGVERRTENVNTDEDPSGWRPYFTFLDNLREKYARNEGVKDAKEGTSVRRRGRPRKNQNLPGKRLFNEQSSSGEEDSISGSDQDAGVEEKKDEDEEEAPLIHSLKASSKLRSLRVSKEDKRDQRKTIDSGQPTEDMATPKTSGASS, encoded by the exons ATGGAAGAAGAACCGCTAGCGCCGGAAACTGTGGCTCGTCGTTCG AAAAGGGCCAGGGCTCCGGTTAGGTCTGCCGATTTCACTCGCACGGACAAAATTGACGTCGGATTGGAGGAGGAGAAGGAAGAATCTTCGGATGATTTCCAAGAACCTCGCCGAAAATATAAGCGTAATAAGGCTACTGAAGATGCTTCGACCTCGGCTGCGGTGGCTCGCAAAACCCACATGAGTTTAATTG AAGTTATCAAAAGTGACGGGAAAGGAATCCCTGACGTGGTCAAACGATGGGTTGAACTGTATGAGAGAAACCAAAAGTCTGCAACAGCTGAGCTATTAACTTTACTTTTTGAG GCATGTGGAGCAAAGTATCATCTTCATGAAGAGGATCTGGATGAGACCGATGTCGATGATGTTGTTGTTGCCCTTGTTAATATGGCCAGAAGA GGTGAAATTGAAGATTATCAAAGTTCAAAACGggatttcaagaatttcaaagatAATCTTGTCTACTTTTGGGACAATGTGGTAAGTGAATGCCAAAATGGACCACTGTTTGATCAGTCACTCTTTGACAAGTGCTTGGACTACATTATTGCGATGTCATG CACTCCTCCTAGAGTATATCGTCAGATTGCCTCATTGATGGGCCTTCAGCTAGTATCGTCCTTCATCAATGTTGCTAAAATGCTTGGTGCACAGAGAGAAACCACTCAGAGACAGTTGAATgtggaaaagaagaaaaaggttGAAGGACCTCGAGTAGAATCACTCAGTATACGGCTATCCACAACGCATGATAAGATAACTATCTTGGAAGAGATGATGCGGAAAATTTTTACTGG GTTATTTGTACATCGTTATCGAGACATTGATACGGATATCCGGATGTCATGCATAGAGTCACTTGGGGTGTGGGTACTTTCATATCCCTCATTGTTCTTACAGGATTTGTATTTGAAATATCTTGGATGGACATTAAACGACAAA AGTGCTGGTGTAAGAAAGGCTTCTGTTCTGGCATTGCAAAATCTTTATGAGGTGGACGATAACGTGCCATCACTTAACCTTTTCACGGAAAGATTTTACAAACGCATGCTTGAACTTGCTGACGATATTGATATTTCTGTGTCAGTATGTGCTATAGGGCTTGTAAAACAACTTTTGAG ACATCAGCTTGTGCCTGATGAAGAACTAGGATCcttatatgatttattgattgATGATCCACCAGAAATTAGGCATGCCATTGGAGCACTGGTTTATGATCATTTGATTGCTCAGAAATTTAATGATTTACAACCTCGCCCAACAG GCAGTGATAATGATTCTTCGGAGATTCATATCAATAGAATGTTACAGATACTAAAAGAATTTTCAGCAGACCCTGTTTTGAGTTCATATGTCATCGATGATGTGTGGGATTACATGGGGGCCATGAAA GATTGGGAGTGCATCATTCATATGCTTCTGGAGGACAGCCCTTCAGCTGAGCTTGATGATGCAGATGCTACGAATTTGATTAGGCTTCTTTTTGCGTCCATAAAAAAGGCTGTTGGAGAAAGGATTGTTCCTGCGACTGATAATAGAAACCCTCATCTAACTAAAGCTCAAAAG GAAATGTTTGAGAACAATAAACGTGACATAACTGTTGCTATGATGAAGACTTATCCTCAACTTCTACGAAAATTTTTGTCTGACAAGTACAAAGTGGCACCTCTTATTGAAATCATCGTTCACATGAATCTTGAACTTTATTCACTAAAGAGTCAAGAACAG AATTTTAAGGCTACTCTTCAACTCATGAGAGAGGCCTTTTTTAAGCATGGCGATAAAGATGCTCTGCGGTCATGTGTTAGAGCATTTAAGTTCTGTGCCACTGAGAGCCAAGGAGAATTGCAAGATTTTGGTCAGAATCAGGTCAAGGAGCTTGAGGATGAGATATTGGTGAAACTAAAATCTGCATTGAAAGATGTTGTG AATGGTGGTGACGAATACTCTCTGCTAGTGAATGTGAAAAGGCTGTATGAAATGCAGTTATCTCGTAAAGTTCCCCTTGAAAGCTTGTACCAAGATCTGGTGCATGTTCTTCAAAGTTTCAGAAACATAGATGAGGAG GTTATTGCCTTTTTGCTTCTCAATATGTTTCTGCATGTTTCCTGGTGCCTCCAATCTGTTGTGTCCAGTGAAACAGTGTCGGAGACATTTGTATCTTCTCTTGTATGGAAACGAAATGCCTTGTTGGAACAACTTGAATACTTTCTTCAAACTCCCATTAAAATAAATGGTGATGGAGGATCTGGAAATCAGCTGGCATATAGA GTCTGTGCTATCGTCTCTGATATTTGGTGTTTgttcaaaaagactaaatttgaTTTGACGAAGCTAGATATATTAGGGTACTGCCCGGACGAGTCAATCATTGAGAAATACTGGAAAATGTGTGAGCAACTGCTCAATATATCAG CTGATGCAGAGGAAGAAAATGGCAACAGAGAATATATTGAGGAGACTAATAGCGATGCTGTCATGTTTGCTCTAGCCAAATTAGTGGCTACAGATTCAGTTCCTAAG GAACATCTTGCTCCAGAGATAATTTCTCATCTGGAGACATATGGCTCTAGTGTTACTGAAATTGTAAAGCATCTACTTACTGCTTTGAAGAAAAAAGGAGATATTTCAAGTCTTCTTCTAGAAGCACTGAAAAAG GCCTACCAAAGGTATCTCTCGGTAGTTTCCTCTAGCAATGATAAATCATTGTCGAGCAAGTCATTTCAGGAATGTAAAGATTTGGCTTCTCGGCTATCTGGGAAATATGTTGGCACTGCTCGAAATaagtacaaatctgaaattatgAAGATCGTCAAAGATGGTATCAACTATGCATTCTTGCATGCCCCAAGGCAGTTGTCTTTCCTGGATGGTGTGCTGCTGCAGTTTATATCGAAGCTTCCTGCTCCTGATATACTTGACGT aATGAAAGGAGTAGAAAGAAGAACTGAAAATGTGAACACGGATGAAGATCCTAGTGGGTGGCGCCCCTATTTCACCTTTCTAGACAACCTTCGTGAGAAATATGCGAGAAATGAAGGTGTAAAAG ATGCTAAGGAAGGGACATCTGTGAGACGTCGAGGGCGCCCTCGTAAGAATCAGAATCTACCGGGCAAAAGGCTATTTAATGAGCAGAGTTCAAGTGGAGAGGAGGATTCAATCAGTGGATCCGATCAAGATGCTGGGGTCGAAGAAAAAAAAGACGAAGATGAAGAGGAAGCGCCTTTGATCCATTCACTTAAAGCGTCATCCAAGCTCAGATCTTTAAGGGTATCAAAGGAGGATAAGAGGGACCAGAGAAAAACAATTGATTCTGGTCAACCCACGGAAGATATGGCGACCCCAAAAACTTCAG GAGCTTCCAGTTAG
- the LOC140967239 gene encoding rho GTPase-activating protein 2-like — MTGVVMVTRGGGGRSSKSTVAEVREKQEDQQLSLLNFILSALRKSMVSACRVYRAEREVISAVRHMEIGWPTNVQHLTHVTFDRFHGFLGLPVEFEVDVPCKAPSASVSVFGVSADSMQCSYDARGNSVPTILLLMQERLYAQGGLESEGIFRINPENSQERHVRDQLNRGIVPKDIEVHCLAGLIKAWFRELPSGVLDGLSHEHVLQCSVEEEDCVELVKKLKPTEKALLGWAIDLMADVVELEEFNKMNARNIAMVFAPNMTQMLDPLTALMHAVQVMNLLKTLIIRTLRQREEAAGEGYSPLLSSQFLERRSDGKYDTRHEMETSREPTPEASDDDSGALYSPCSEEKCEVESLSEIEENFLRQLDENETAKNGFRKRLEGILCRENTSPTSNSTFIADFRLTSSGDRVESSRRSMSNGEDSKTGSVSIKWTRET, encoded by the exons ATGACCGGGGTGGTTATGGTGACGAGGGGTGGCGGCGGGAGGAGCTCGAAATCTACGGTGGCTGAGGTGCGGGAGAAGCAGGAAGACCAGCAGCTGTCTCTGCTGAACTTCATTCTATCGGCCTTGAGGAAGTCCATGGTGTCAGCCTGCCGTGTCTATAGGGCGGAGAGAGAGGTGATATCCGCCGTTCGTCACATGGAAATCGGGTGGCCCACAAATGTTCAGCACTTGACCCACGTCACTTTTGACAGATTCCATGGTTTTTTGGGTCTGCCTGTTGAGTTTGAGGTGGATGTCCCGTGTAAAGCTCCGAGTGCTAG TGTTAGTGTATTCGGAGTCTCCGCAGACTCCATGCAATGCTCGTATGACGCACGAGGCAACAGTGTCCCAACTATTCTGCTCTTAATGCAGGAAAGACTATATGCACAAGGTGGTCTCGAG TCTGAGGGAATTTTTCGGATAAATCCGGAGAATAGCCAAGAGAGACATGTCAGAGACCAGCTCAACCGGGGCATTGTACCCAAAGACATTGAAGTTCACTGCTTGGCAGGTTTGATCAAAGCCTGGTTTCGGGAGCTCCCATCGGGTGTTCTTGATGGGCTTTCGCATGAGCACGTTTTGCAATGCAGTGTGGAAGAGGAGGACTGTGTGGAGCTTGTTAAGAAGCTAAAACCAACCGAAAAAGCACTTCTTGGCTGGGCAATTGATCTCATGGCTGATGTTGTTGAGCTAGAAGAATTTAACAAAATGAATGCAAGAAATATCGCTATGGTTTTTGCTCCAAACATGACTCAG ATGTTGGATCCATTAACGGCTCTCATGCATGCAGTTCAAGTGATGAACTTATTGAAGACATTGATAATTAGAACACTGCGTCAACGTGAGGAGGCTGCTGGGGAAGGATATTCACCCTTGTTGTCGTCTCAGTTTTTGGAAAGGCGAAGTGATGGCAAATACGACACTCGACATGAGATGGAAACTAGCCGCGAACCTACCCCAGAGGCCTCAGATGATGACTCGGGAGCTCTGTACAGCCCATGTAGTGAAGAAAAATGCGAAGTCGAGTCATTGAGCGAAATAGAAGAGAATTTCCTGAGACAACTGGATGAGAACGAGACTGCCAAAAATGGCTTCAGGAAACGACTCGAAGGTATTTTGTGTAGAGAGAATACGAGTCCCACTAGTAATTCCACGTTCATTGCAGATTTTCGTCTCACATCGTCCGGAGACAGAGTGGAGAGTTCTCGACGTAGCATGAGTAATGGTGAAGATTCAAAAACAGGTTCGGTTTCCATAAAATGGACTCGAGAAACGTGA